From the bacterium genome, the window TTCGCCGAGAAGATGCTGTGTCCAGAGCGCTCGCTGGTGAAGATTCGCGAAGACATGCCGCTGGATCGCGCGGCCTTGATCGGTTGTGGTGTGACGACGGGTCTTGGCGCAGTGCTCAACACCGTCGACGTCCGGGCCGGTGAGGCCACGGTCGTGATCGGTTGCGGTGGCGTTGGGCTTTCAGCGATTCAGGGCGCGCGCCTGCGCGGTGCGGGCAAGATCATCGCGGTCGATACCCAGGCCTGGAAGTTCGACCTCGCACGCGAACTGGGCGCGACAGACTGCGTCGACGCCTCCGAGAACGACGCCACAGCAGCGGTCCACGATCTGACCGGGGGCGGTGCGGATTTCGTGTTCGAGTGCATCGGAACCGTGGCGACGGTCCAGCAGGCGATTGCGATGACGGGACGCGGGGGGACCTCGGTACTGGTTGGCGTCGTGCCGATCACCCAGATGGTGCCGATCTCCGCAGCGGATCTCACCCTCCAGGAGAAGAACGTGACCGGCTCGTACATGGGATCGAACCGGTTTCGCTTCGACATGCCGCGCTATATCGACTTCTACCTGGACGGGCGCTTGCACCTCGACCAGATGATTTCATCGCGGATCCCGATTGAAGAGATCAACGACGCATTCGACCTCATGCGCAAAGGTGAAGCTGCCCGACAGGTCATCATGTTCAGCTGAGGTGTGCTGGAACCGACGTCCGTATCAGAACTCTTCCCACTCATCGTCGGACCCTTCGGGACCGGAGGATTCCGGAACTGGCGCTGACTGAGTCAGAGGACTCGGCTCGGCAGCGTGAGGCTTGGGGGATGTGGGCGGTGTGTCCATCTCGT encodes:
- a CDS encoding Zn-dependent alcohol dehydrogenase, translated to MKAAVMRANNAPLEIEDVEIDDPGPGEVLLKTSASGICHSDLHVIEGSLPVPPPCILGHEPAGIVEAVGQGVSEFAPGDHVIGCLTSWCGVCKFCTAGRPYLCPSQYEGRPLDAKPRLSRGGDPIMQFANLSSFAEKMLCPERSLVKIREDMPLDRAALIGCGVTTGLGAVLNTVDVRAGEATVVIGCGGVGLSAIQGARLRGAGKIIAVDTQAWKFDLARELGATDCVDASENDATAAVHDLTGGGADFVFECIGTVATVQQAIAMTGRGGTSVLVGVVPITQMVPISAADLTLQEKNVTGSYMGSNRFRFDMPRYIDFYLDGRLHLDQMISSRIPIEEINDAFDLMRKGEAARQVIMFS